In one Modestobacter sp. L9-4 genomic region, the following are encoded:
- a CDS encoding phosphotransferase family protein, whose product MRHPLTPAELGAVLAHALGGAAVGAVTRELTEGTFNAAHAVDLLDGRQLVVKVAPPPGTPLLTHERHLLRTEAMCLRMVAERTDVPVPELVSAGTDPLGREHLVTSLLPGASWSSQAARLDDATRRVLRRQVGRHVAELHTVTGEGSFGYPGRPELCAPTWRGAFGRIVDAVLDDATRYGVVLPLPAEEVRARVHAAADVALRAVTTPVLVHADLWDGNVFVDLDRPDPQVSGFIDHERALWGDPAADLVSLALLADVADDADLLAGYAEAGGPVVLDEATRYRLHLYRAHLALVMVVEAVPRGTAGPEHAGWNDRVARWLAGELAALERT is encoded by the coding sequence GTGAGGCACCCGCTCACGCCGGCAGAGCTCGGGGCCGTCCTCGCCCACGCGCTGGGCGGTGCCGCGGTCGGCGCGGTGACCCGGGAGCTCACCGAGGGCACCTTCAACGCCGCCCACGCCGTCGACCTCCTCGACGGGCGTCAGCTGGTGGTCAAGGTCGCGCCACCGCCGGGCACGCCGCTGCTGACCCACGAGCGGCACCTGCTGCGCACCGAGGCGATGTGCCTGCGCATGGTCGCCGAGCGCACCGACGTCCCCGTGCCCGAGCTGGTGTCCGCCGGCACGGACCCCCTCGGCCGGGAGCACCTGGTCACCTCGCTGCTCCCGGGCGCCTCCTGGTCGTCGCAGGCGGCGCGGCTCGACGACGCCACCCGCCGGGTGCTGCGCCGACAGGTCGGGCGGCACGTCGCGGAGCTGCACACGGTCACCGGGGAGGGCTCCTTCGGCTACCCGGGCCGGCCGGAGCTCTGTGCCCCGACGTGGCGGGGTGCCTTCGGGCGGATCGTCGACGCCGTCCTCGACGACGCCACCCGGTACGGCGTCGTCCTGCCCCTGCCGGCCGAGGAGGTCCGGGCGCGGGTGCACGCGGCGGCCGACGTCGCCCTGCGCGCGGTCACCACACCGGTGCTGGTGCACGCCGACCTGTGGGACGGCAACGTCTTCGTCGACCTGGACCGGCCCGACCCGCAGGTGAGCGGGTTCATCGACCACGAGCGGGCGCTCTGGGGCGACCCCGCCGCGGACCTGGTGTCCCTGGCCCTGCTGGCCGACGTCGCCGACGACGCCGACCTGCTGGCCGGCTACGCGGAGGCGGGTGGGCCGGTCGTGCTGGACGAGGCCACCCGGTACCGCTTGCACCTGTACCGCGCGCACCTGGCGCTGGTCATGGTCGTGGAGGCGGTGCCGCGGGGGACCGCCGGGCCGGAGCACGCCGGCTGGAACGACCGCGTGGCCCGGTGGCTGGCCGGTGAGCTGGCGGCGCTGGAGCGCACGTGA
- a CDS encoding dihydrofolate reductase family protein, translated as MGRLQYAVISSLDGYTVDADGRFDWAAPDEELHAYVNDLERPVGTHLYGRRMYETLAVWQDVAGPGHDPVELDYAEVWRAADKVVYSTTLAAVRTPRTRLERAFDPAVVAALVAGSERDVAVGGPGLAASALRAGLVDDLHQFLHPVVVGGGTRALPEGVRLDLELVGERRFAGGVVHLHHRVRR; from the coding sequence ATGGGCCGGCTGCAGTACGCGGTGATCAGCTCCCTCGACGGGTACACCGTCGACGCCGACGGCCGGTTCGACTGGGCGGCGCCGGACGAGGAGCTGCACGCGTACGTCAACGACCTCGAGCGGCCGGTGGGCACCCACCTGTACGGCCGCCGCATGTACGAGACGCTCGCCGTCTGGCAGGACGTCGCCGGTCCGGGGCACGACCCGGTCGAGCTCGACTACGCCGAGGTCTGGCGGGCCGCGGACAAGGTCGTCTACTCGACGACGCTGGCGGCCGTCCGCACGCCGCGCACGCGGCTGGAGCGCGCGTTCGACCCCGCGGTGGTCGCCGCGCTCGTGGCCGGCTCCGAGCGGGACGTGGCCGTCGGCGGACCGGGGCTGGCCGCGTCCGCGCTGCGCGCCGGGCTGGTCGACGACCTCCACCAGTTCCTGCACCCGGTCGTGGTCGGCGGGGGCACCCGGGCACTGCCCGAGGGCGTGCGGCTGGACCTCGAGCTGGTCGGTGAGCGCCGCTTCGCCGGCGGCGTCGTGCACCTGCACCACCGCGTCCGCCGGTGA
- a CDS encoding sigma-70 family RNA polymerase sigma factor yields the protein MTGVISELPGVGTAAELEPRLAEHRRELTGYCYRMLGSIFDAEDAVQETMLRAWRSLDRLEGSGALRSWLYRIATNVCLDALAGRKRRALPVDMSAEPSAPVPASLAGVLADGAWVEPALDRQVLPSGGGDPAEIAVQRDSVRLAFIAALQHLPPRQRAVLILRDVLRWRADEVAALLGTSVAAANSALQRARATLAAQQAGPAAPPRELAEDQAELLARYLDAFARYDIDALVALLHEDAVMDMPPFAMWLRSAADIATWFVGPGAGCRGSHVVPLQVNGDPAFAQWRPSGPGGQFEPWAVHALQFSGGRVTRMTAFLGPRLFEAFGLPLHPTPADR from the coding sequence ATGACCGGTGTGATCAGCGAACTGCCCGGGGTGGGCACGGCCGCGGAGCTGGAGCCGCGGCTGGCCGAGCACCGGCGGGAGCTGACCGGCTACTGCTACCGGATGCTCGGGTCGATCTTCGACGCGGAGGACGCCGTCCAGGAGACGATGCTGCGAGCCTGGCGGTCCCTCGACCGGCTCGAGGGCAGCGGTGCGCTGCGCTCCTGGCTCTACCGCATCGCCACCAACGTCTGCCTGGACGCGCTGGCCGGGCGCAAGCGGCGCGCGCTGCCGGTCGACATGTCCGCCGAGCCGTCCGCGCCGGTGCCGGCGTCGCTGGCCGGGGTGCTCGCCGACGGGGCGTGGGTGGAGCCCGCGCTCGACCGGCAGGTGCTGCCCTCCGGTGGCGGTGACCCGGCCGAGATCGCGGTGCAGCGGGACTCGGTGCGGCTGGCGTTCATCGCCGCGCTGCAGCACCTGCCGCCCCGCCAGCGGGCGGTGCTGATCCTGCGCGACGTGCTGCGCTGGCGGGCCGACGAGGTCGCGGCACTGCTGGGCACCTCGGTCGCGGCGGCCAACAGCGCGCTGCAGCGGGCCCGGGCCACCCTCGCGGCGCAGCAGGCCGGGCCGGCCGCCCCGCCGCGCGAGCTGGCCGAGGACCAGGCCGAGCTGCTGGCCCGCTACCTCGACGCGTTCGCCCGCTACGACATCGACGCCCTCGTGGCGCTGCTGCACGAGGACGCGGTGATGGACATGCCGCCCTTCGCCATGTGGCTGCGCAGCGCCGCCGACATCGCCACCTGGTTCGTCGGCCCGGGCGCGGGCTGCCGCGGCTCGCACGTCGTCCCGCTCCAGGTCAACGGCGACCCGGCCTTCGCGCAGTGGCGCCCCAGCGGCCCCGGCGGGCAGTTCGAGCCGTGGGCGGTGCACGCGCTGCAGTTCTCCGGCGGGCGGGTCACCCGGATGACGGCCTTCCTCGGCCCGCGGCTGTTCGAGGCCTTCGGCCTGCCGCTGCACCCGACGCCGGCGGACCGATGA
- a CDS encoding response regulator transcription factor: protein MRVVLAEDSVLLREGLVRLLGEAGTEVVAAVGDGPHLVRAVVEHRPDVAVVDVRMPPTHTDEGLRAAVEARRLVPSTAVLVLSQYVEVAYADELLADGAGGVGYLLKDRVAQVEQFLSALDDVVAGGTVLDPQVVSQLFARRRRDDPVRSLSPREREVLGLIAEGHSNTAIARELVVTPGAVEKHTQHIFAKLGLAQDEDQHRRVLATLAYLRS, encoded by the coding sequence ATGCGCGTCGTGCTCGCCGAGGACTCGGTCCTGCTGCGCGAGGGGCTGGTCCGCCTGCTCGGCGAGGCCGGCACCGAGGTCGTGGCCGCGGTCGGTGACGGCCCGCACCTGGTGCGTGCGGTCGTCGAGCACCGCCCCGACGTCGCCGTCGTCGACGTCCGGATGCCGCCCACCCACACCGACGAGGGGCTGCGGGCCGCGGTCGAGGCGCGCCGGCTGGTGCCCTCGACGGCGGTGCTGGTGCTGTCGCAGTACGTCGAGGTCGCCTACGCCGACGAGCTGCTCGCCGACGGTGCCGGCGGGGTCGGCTACCTCCTGAAGGACCGGGTCGCCCAGGTCGAGCAGTTCCTCTCCGCCCTGGACGACGTCGTGGCCGGCGGCACCGTGCTGGACCCGCAGGTGGTCTCCCAACTGTTCGCCCGGCGGCGGCGCGACGACCCGGTGCGGTCGCTGTCCCCCCGCGAGCGGGAGGTGCTCGGGCTGATCGCCGAGGGCCACTCGAACACCGCGATCGCCCGGGAGCTGGTGGTCACGCCCGGTGCGGTGGAGAAGCACACCCAGCACATCTTCGCCAAGCTCGGTCTGGCCCAGGACGAGGACCAGCACCGCCGCGTGCTGGCGACCCTGGCCTACCTCCGCAGCTGA
- a CDS encoding VOC family protein has product MTTTTGPLTDSPAFSGFSVDDLDAARSFYEEVLGLRTSVEPEMRGVAHLHLAGGRDVLVYAKGAAHAPASYTVLNFPVPDVDAAVAELTGRGVRFLQYDQPPTDPTGVMRAGGPLIAWFTDPAGNVLSVIEAR; this is encoded by the coding sequence ATGACGACCACCACGGGCCCGCTCACCGACAGCCCGGCCTTCAGCGGCTTCTCCGTCGACGACCTGGACGCGGCACGTTCGTTCTACGAGGAGGTGCTGGGGCTGCGCACCAGCGTCGAGCCGGAGATGCGGGGTGTGGCCCACCTGCACCTGGCGGGTGGCCGCGACGTGCTCGTCTACGCGAAGGGGGCGGCGCACGCGCCCGCCTCGTACACGGTGCTCAACTTCCCCGTGCCCGACGTCGACGCGGCCGTGGCCGAGCTGACCGGGCGCGGCGTCCGGTTCCTGCAGTACGACCAGCCGCCCACCGACCCGACGGGCGTGATGCGCGCGGGCGGCCCGCTGATCGCCTGGTTCACCGACCCGGCAGGCAACGTCCTCTCCGTCATCGAGGCCCGCTGA
- a CDS encoding sensor histidine kinase gives MTSPTARTGLRRRWRQVGVDTGYVLLGFPLALVAFLVVVVGLALGAGLLIIWIGLPVLVGTLFCARGLATLERRRLPAVLGRTLPRPVYRPVDPAQGLPQRMVAPLREPQYWLDALHAVLHLVVSVVSFAVVVTWCAGALGGLGYAGWGWALPEGPDSQELPELLGLGEGLTVRIVFNAVLGLVLLLTLPPVTRAMALLEAQLGRALLTSRAGTQAEIGRLSQGRDAAVAAEAVALRQLERDIHDGPQQRLVRLSMDLHRARRMIDTDPEGARATLTEAAEQTRETLEELRALSRGIAPPVLADRGLTAALTAIAARSPVAVDLAVSLPLGQRLPPVVENTAYFLVSEALANVAKHSAATLARVSVDLEDDRLRVEVEDDGAGGAVLAPGHGLAGLSDRLRAVDGVLTVDSPRGGPTRLIGEVPCR, from the coding sequence GTGACCTCCCCGACCGCACGCACCGGGCTGCGGCGCCGGTGGCGCCAGGTCGGCGTCGACACCGGCTACGTGCTGCTCGGCTTCCCGCTGGCGCTGGTCGCCTTCCTCGTGGTGGTCGTCGGGCTGGCGCTCGGCGCCGGTCTGCTGATCATCTGGATCGGCCTGCCGGTGCTGGTCGGCACCCTCTTCTGCGCCCGTGGCCTGGCGACGCTGGAGCGGCGCCGGCTGCCCGCCGTGCTGGGGCGGACGCTCCCCCGCCCGGTCTACCGGCCGGTCGACCCGGCGCAGGGGCTGCCCCAGCGGATGGTCGCCCCGCTGCGCGAGCCGCAGTACTGGCTCGACGCCCTGCACGCCGTGCTGCACCTGGTCGTCTCGGTGGTCTCGTTCGCCGTCGTCGTGACCTGGTGCGCGGGCGCGCTCGGTGGTCTCGGCTACGCCGGCTGGGGATGGGCACTGCCGGAGGGGCCCGACTCCCAGGAGCTGCCCGAGCTGCTGGGTCTGGGCGAGGGACTGACGGTCCGCATCGTCTTCAACGCCGTCCTCGGGCTGGTCCTGCTGCTCACCCTGCCGCCGGTGACCCGGGCGATGGCGCTGCTGGAGGCCCAGCTGGGGCGCGCGCTGCTCACCTCCCGGGCCGGCACCCAGGCCGAGATCGGCCGGCTGTCCCAGGGCCGGGACGCCGCCGTGGCCGCCGAGGCGGTCGCGCTGCGGCAGCTGGAGCGCGACATCCACGACGGCCCGCAGCAGCGGCTGGTGCGGCTGAGCATGGACCTGCACCGGGCCCGCCGGATGATCGACACCGACCCCGAGGGCGCCCGCGCCACGCTGACCGAGGCGGCCGAGCAGACCCGGGAGACGCTGGAGGAGCTGCGGGCGCTGTCCCGCGGGATCGCCCCGCCGGTGCTCGCCGACCGCGGGCTCACCGCGGCGCTCACCGCGATCGCCGCCCGCTCCCCCGTCGCCGTCGACCTGGCCGTGTCGCTGCCGCTGGGGCAGCGCCTCCCCCCGGTCGTGGAGAACACCGCCTACTTCCTGGTCAGCGAGGCACTGGCCAACGTCGCCAAGCACAGCGCGGCCACCCTGGCCCGCGTCTCGGTCGACCTCGAGGACGACCGGCTGCGCGTGGAGGTCGAGGACGACGGCGCCGGCGGCGCGGTCCTCGCCCCCGGGCACGGCCTGGCCGGGCTGAGCGACCGGCTGCGTGCCGTGGACGGCGTGCTCACCGTGGACAGCCCCCGGGGCGGTCCCACCCGACTGATCGGAGAGGTCCCGTGCCGCTGA